A single region of the Oxyura jamaicensis isolate SHBP4307 breed ruddy duck chromosome 6, BPBGC_Ojam_1.0, whole genome shotgun sequence genome encodes:
- the TLL2 gene encoding tolloid-like protein 2 yields MTTAFWGDIALDEDDLKLFQIDRTVDLTKHSDGNARHTSGGLGEQSVAPSENATSTDSNKAVKKDGRQNTTLVRRPKKEEYKDESGMDTQPSPRVRRATTSRAERIWPGGVIPYVIGGNFTGTQRAIFKQAMRHWEKHTCVTFVERTDEESFIVFTYRTCGCCSYVGRRGGGPQAISIGKNCDKFGIVAHELGHVVGFWHEHTRPDRDQHVTIIRENIQQGQEYNFLKMEAGEVNSLGETYDFDSIMHYARNTFSRGVFLDTILPRRDDNGVRPTIGQRIRLSQGDIAQARKLYKCPACGETLQDTTGNFSAPGFPNGYPSYSHCVWRISVTPGEKIMLNFTSMDLFKSRLCWYDYVEVRDGYWRKAPLLGRFCGDKIPEPVISTDSRLWIEFRSSSNILGKGFFVVYEAICGGEIHKDAGQIQSPNYPDDYRPSKECIWKITVSEGFHIGITFQAFEIEWHDTCSYDYLEIRDGLTEYSPLIGQFCGYEKPGDIKSSSNKVWMKFTSDATINKAGFAANFFKEMDECSLPDNGGCEQHCENTLGSYKCTCEPGYELTADKKSCEAACGGFITKLNGTITSPGWPKEYPTNKNCVWQVVAPAQYRISLQFEMFDLEGNDVCKYDYVEVRSGLASDSKLHGKFCGSEKPEVITSYGNNMRLEFKSDNTVSKKGFKVHFFSDKDECSKDNGGCQHECINTFGSYVCQCRNGFMLHENGHDCKEAGCEHKLSSAEGMMSSPNWPDKYPSRKECTWNISATSGHRVKVTFNEFEIEQHQECAYDHLEMYDGPNSKSPILGRFCGSKKPDPVVASTNKMFLRFYSDASVQRKGFQAKHSTVCGGLLKAEVQTKELYSHAQFGDNNYPGQANCDWVIVAEDGYGVELIFQTFEIEEEADCGYDYMEIYDGYDSTAPRLGRFCGSGPLEEIYSAGDSIMIRFHTDDTINKKGFHAQYISTKFQDALHMRK; encoded by the exons ACGGCAGGCAGAACACAACGCTTGTGAGGAGACCGAAGAAGGAGGAATATAAAGATGAGTCAGGGATGGATACACAGCCCTCTCCCAGAGTGCGCAGAGCAACCACATCCAGGGCTGAGAGGATCTGGCCAGGGGGAGTCATTCCCTACGTGATTGGAGGAAATTTTACTG gaacCCAAAGAGCTATCTTTAAGCAAGCTATGAGACACTGGGAGAAGCACACTTGTGTAACATTTGTGGAGAGAACTGATGAAGAGAGTTTCATTGTGTTCACATACAGAACATGTGG atgcTGCTCATATGTGGGTCGCCGAGGAGGGGGCCCTCAGGCCATATCCATTGGAAAGAACTGTGACAAATTTGGGATTGTGGCTCATGAGCTGGGTCATGTGGTAGGTTTCTGGCATGAGCACACACGGCCTGACAGAGACCAGCATGTCACAATCATCAGGGAGAACATACAGCAAG GTCAGGAGTACAACTTTTTAAAGATGGAAGCTGGGGAAGTAAACTCGCTGGGAGAGACCTACGACTTTGACAGCATCATGCACTATGCTAGGAACACATTCTCCAG AGGGGTTTTCCTCGACACCATCCTTCCCCGTCGTGATGATAATGGGGTCCGGCCAACTATTGGTCAGCGTATTCGCCTGAGTCAGGGAGACATTGCTCAGGCGAGGAAGTTATACAAGTGCCCAG CTTGTGGAGAGACCTTGCAGGATACAACAGGGAATTTCTCAGCCCCTGGCTTTCCAAACGGCTACCCTTCCTATTCCCACTGTGTCTGGAGAATCTCGGTGACCCCAGGGGAGAAG ATTATGTTGAACTTCACGTCAatggatttatttaaaagtcGCCTTTGCTGGTATGATTATGTGGAGGTGCGTGATGGCTACTGGAGGAAAGCTCCATTACTGG GTAGATTTTGTGGTGACAAGATCCCTGAACCAGTAATCTCCACGGACAGCAGGCTGTGGATCGAGTTCCGGAGCAGCAGTAACATCCTGGGCAAAGGCTTCTTTGTGGTCTATGAAG CTATTTGTGGTGGAGAAATTCACAAAGATGCTGGCCAGATCCAATCTCCTAATTACCCAGATGACTACAGACCTTCCAAAGAGTGCATCTGGAAGATCACAGTTTCTGAGGGCTTTCACATAGGAATCACGTTCCAAGCCTTTGAG ATTGAATGGCATGACACATGTTCCTATGACTACCTGGAGATCCGAGATGGCCTCACTGAATACAGCCCATTGATCGGTCAGTTCTGTGGCTATGAGAAGCCAGGAGATATCAAGTCCAGCTCAAATAAAGTATGGATGAAGTTTACATCTGATGCAACCATCAATAAAGCCGGCTTTGCAGCAAATTTCTTCAAAG AGATGGATGAATGTTCTCTGCCGGATAATGGTGGGTGTGAGCAGCACTGTGAGAACACATTGGGCAGCTACAAGTGCACCTGTGAGCCCGGCTATGAGTTGACAGCTGATAAAAAGAGCTGTGAAG CTGCCTGTGGGGGCTTCATCACCAAGCTCAACGGGACCATTACTAGCCCCGGATGGCCCAAGGAATATCCTACTAACAAAAACTGCGTCTGGCAAGTGGTAGCTCCAGCTCAGTACCGGATCTCCCTGCAGTTTGAAATGTTTGATCTGGAAGGCAATGAT GTGTGTAAATACGACTATGTTGAGGTTCGTAGCGGGCTGGCTTCTGACTCCAAGCTGCATGGCAAATTCTGTGGCTCAGAGAAGCCAGAAGTAATCACATCATATGGCAACAACATGAGACTGGAATTCAAATCAGACAACACGGTATCCAAGAAAGGATTCAAAGTCCACTTCTTCTCTG ACAAGGACGAATGCTCCAAAGACAATGGTGGTTGCCAGCATGAATGTATCAACACTTTTGGAAGCTATGTATGCCAGTGCAGAAATGGCTTTATGCTGCATGAAAATGGCCACGATTGTAAAGAAG CTGGTTGTGAGCATAAGCTGAGCAGTGCAGAGGGAATGATGAGCAGTCCAAACTGGCCTGACAAGTACCCAAGCCGGAAGGAGTGCACCTGGAATATCTCTGCAACATCTGGCCACCGAGTGAAAGTA ACCTTCAATGAGTTTGAGATCGAACAGCACCAAGAATGTGCCTATGACCACTTGGAAATGTATGATGGGCCCAACAGCAAGTCACCTATCCTCGGTCGCTTCTGTGGCAGCAAGAAACCAGATCCTGTGGTAGCGTCTACCAACAAGATGTTCCTTAGGTTTTACTCTGATGCTTCTGTGCAAAGAAAAGGTTTCCaggcaaaacacagcacag tgtGTGGTGGGCTCTTAAAAGCTGAAGTACAAACTAAGGAGCTGTATTCCCATGCTCAGTTTGGGGACAACAACTATCCAGGTCAAGCCAACTGTGACTGGGTGATTGTAGCTGAAGATGGTTATGGGGTGGAGCTGATATTCCAGACATTTGAGATCGAGGAAGAAGCTGACTGTGGGTACGACTACATGGAGATCTACGATGGTTATGACAGCACTGCACCCCGCCTGGGACGCTTCTGTGGTTCAGGG cctCTGGAAGAAATCTACTCTGCAGGGGATTCCATCATGATTCGATTTCACACAGATGACACCATTAACAAGAAAGGCTTTCATGCCCAATACATAAGCACCAAATTTCAGGATGCACTGCATATGAGAAAGTAA